In one window of Zygosaccharomyces rouxii strain CBS732 chromosome E complete sequence DNA:
- the ARG7 gene encoding glutamate N-acetyltransferase (highly similar to uniprot|Q04728 Saccharomyces cerevisiae YMR062C ECM40 Mitochondrial ornithine acetyltransferase, catalyzes the fifth step in arginine biosynthesis; also possesses acetylglutamate synthase activity, regenerates acetylglutamate while forming ornithine) encodes MKFSSVLKQSAKYAAHVPKSGVFPRGFQVGSIASGVKKNGNLDLGVLVNTNKSYESSAASVFTTNKFKAAPVILSQRVLEEKNGKGINAIVVNSGCANSVTGEVGLQDATQMAKLIDEKLGATSPSTLIMSTGVIGQRLQMDKISKGVSQLFANNSFGSDFNSWLNIAKSICTTDTFPKLITSNFTLKNGTQYTLTGMAKGAGMICPNMATLLGFIVTDLPIESKALSKMLKFATDRSFNCISVDGDMSTNDTINMIANGAVKTDEITEDSPEFLQVRDQVTQFAQKLAQLVVRDGEGATKFVTVKVQNSSTFADAKIIAESISNSMLVKTALYGKDANWGRILCAIGYAKLDNLDSLQTDKLNVSFVATDNSEPRELKLLVNGVPQLNIDEERASQILALPDLEVLVDLGTGNEEAQFWTCDLSHEYVTINGDYRS; translated from the coding sequence ATGAAGTTTTCTAGTGTTCTCAAGCAAAGTGCTAAATATGCTGCCCATGTTCCCAAGAGTGGTGTATTTCCTCGAGGTTTCCAAGTCGGTTCCATAGCGTCTGGCGTTAAAAAGAATGGTAATTTAGATCTAGGTGTATTGGTCAATACCAACAAGTCTTATGAATCCTCGGCAGCTTCCGTCTTTACTACCAACAAATTTAAAGCTGCACCTGTTATATTATCTCAGAGAgttttagaagaaaaaaatggtaagGGTATTAATGCTATTGTAGTTAATTCCGGCTGTGCAAATTCCGTTACTGGTGAAGTTGGTCTTCAAGATGCTACTCAAATGGCCAAGCtgattgatgaaaaattgggtgCTACGAGTCCTTCTACACTTATTATGTCTACCGGTGTTATTGGTCAGAGATTACAGATGGATAAGATTAGTAAAGGTGTTTCACAGCTTTTTGCTAACAATTCCTTTGGTAGTGATTTCAACAGTTGGTTAAACATTGCTAAATCGATTTGCACTACTGATACTTTCCCAAAATTAATTACTTCAAATTTTACTCTAAAGAATGGTACTCAGTATACCTTAACTGGTATGGCTAAAGGTGCTGGTATGATTTGTCCTAATATGGCTACCTTGTTGGGTTTTATCGTTACAGATTTACCTATTGAGAGTAAAGCATTATCtaaaatgttgaaatttgCTACTGATCGTTCCTTTAACTGTATCTCAGTGGATGGTGATATGAGTACCAATGATACTATAAATATGATTGCAAATGGTGCCGTCAAGACAGATGAAATTACAGAGGATTCACCTGAATTTTTGCAAGTTCGTGACCAGGTGACTCAATTCGCCCAAAAATTAGCACAACTAGTGGTTCgtgatggtgaaggtgcAACTAAATTCGTCACCGTTAAAGTGCAAAACTCTTCAACATTTGCTGATGCTAAAATCATTGCAGAATCGATTTCAAACTCTATGCTTGTGAAGACTGCTCTTTATGGTAAGGACGCGAACTGGGGTCGTATTCTTTGTGCAATTGGTTATGCTAAACTGGACAATTTAGATTCTTTACAAACTGACAAATTAAACGTTAGCTTTGTCGCTACTGATAATTCAGAaccaagagaattgaaattgttggTCAATGGTGTTCCTCAGTTGAACATCGACGAGGAAAGAGCTTCACAGATCTTGGCATTACCTGATTTGGAAGTGCTCGTAGATCTTGGTACTGGTAACGAAGAAGCCCAATTCTGGACCTGTGACTTGTCCCACGAGTACGTTACAATCAATGGTGATTACCGTTCTTGA
- the RNA14 gene encoding cleavage polyadenylation factor subunit RNA14 (similar to uniprot|P25298 Saccharomyces cerevisiae YMR061W RNA14 Cleavage and polyadenylation factor I (CF I) component involved in cleavage and polyadenylation of mRNA 3' ends bridges interaction between Rna15p and Hrp1p in the CF I complex) produces the protein MSSAATPELSVGTNQPNGLPGNEGDNDIVNGIRRKIELNPADILPYLELVQYYESKDSFQESREVYNSLHDKFPTYSPLWTLQLKGELQRDEFEFVEKMLAQCLSGKLANNDLPLWSTYLDYVRRRNNLITGGQEARAVVVKAFELVMDKCAIFEPKSSQFWNDYLSFLEQWKPVNKWEEQQRLDMIRTLYKRMLCVPFENIEKMWNRYTEWEQDVNSLTARKFIGELSSEYMKARSLYQEWSHITKGLRRSYPVSVSTANKNNVPQTGEGMDPSQLQIWLNWIHWEKENKMSLNQDLLNRRITYIYKQSVQYMLFAAEMWYDYAMYIPDVSERQQILYTAVLANSDSPSLTFKLAESYETDNKFDEVKRCFEDCTNALLQGYQAMANEQDDDSMPVFKQRKKLTFVFCVYMNAMKRLAGLSAARMVFGKCRKLKRILTHDIYIENAYLEFQNQNDYKTPCKVLELGLKYFQTDALYVNKYLDFLILLNRDSQIKTLFETSVEKIQDLTGLKSIYKKMISYESKFGNLQNVYSLENRFFERFPQENMIEIFTDRYRIQEENLIKELELTYLADDLLSSSDLTELTGSSLKRTRETQDKLQSNKKQKNKIGIPEDIINVLAILPKRQYFKAPLLDPQSLINYLNDQVELPSPK, from the coding sequence ATGTCTAGTGCTGCTACACCTGAACTTTCGGTAGGGACTAACCAACCAAATGGATTGCCAGGGAATGAAGGTGATAACGATATAGTTAATGGAATTCGTCGTAAGATCGAGTTAAATCCAGCAGATATATTACCATATTTAGAGCTAGTGCAGTATTACGAATCTAAGGATTCTTTTCAAGAGTCAAGAGAAGTTTATAACAGTTTACATGATAAATTCCCCACATATTCACCACTATGGACTTTACAGTTGAAGGGAGAATTACAAAgggatgaatttgaattcgtGGAAAAAATGTTAGCACAATGTCTTTCAGGTAAATTGGCGAATAACGATCTACCATTATGGTCTACTTATTTGGATTACGTTCGCCGGAGAAACAATTTAATTACAGGTGGTCAAGAGGCAAGAGCAGTTGTAGTAAAGGCATTTGAATTAGTAATGGATAAATGTGCAATTTTTGAACCTAAGTCCTCACAATTTTGGAACGATTATCTGAGCTTTTTGGAACAATGGAAGCCTGTCAATAAATGGGAGGAACAACAACGATTAGATATGATTAGGACCCTCTACAAAAGGATGCTTTGTGTtccatttgaaaatattgaaaaaatgtGGAATCGTTATACTGAATGGGAACAAGATGTGAATTCATTAACCGCTAGAAAATtcattggtgaattatcGTCGGAATATATGAAAGCTAGATCTTTGTATCAAGAGTGGTCTCACATTACAAAGGGGTTAAGAAGGTCATATCCAGTTAGTGTTTCGACAGCCAATAAAAACAACGTTCCTCAAACGGGGGAAGGAATGGATCCGAGTCAACTGCAAATCTGGTTAAATTGGATCCATTGGGAAAAGGAGAACAAAATGTCATTGAACCAGGATTTATTGAATAGAAGAATAACTTACATTTACAAACAAAGCGTCCAATACATGCTTTTTGCTGCAGAGATGTGGTACGACTATGCTATGTACATTCCGGACGTATCTGAACGTCAACAGATATTATATACTGCAGTCTTGGCAAATTCGGATTCCCCCTCCTTAACTTTTAAACTTGCAGAGTCCTACGAAACTGATAATAAATTTGATGAGGTGAAAAGATGTTTCGAAGATTGTACGAATGCGTTATTGCAAGGTTACCAAGCTATGGCAAATGAGCAAGATGACGACAGCATGCCAGTTTTCaagcaaagaaaaaaattgacattCGTGTTTTGTGTGTATATGAATGCGATGAAAAGGTTGGCAGGATTATCAGCGGCAAGAATggtatttggaaaatgtcGTAAATTAAAAAGGATATTGACCCATGATATTTATATCGAAAATGCCtatttggaatttcaaaatcaaaatgaCTACAAAACACCATGTAAAGTTTTAGAATTGGGACTCAAATATTTCCAAACTGATGCTCTTTACGTGaacaaatatttggattttttaATTCTGCTCAATAGAGACTCACAGATAAAGACACTTTTTGAAACCTCAGTAGAAAAGATTCAAGATTTAACCGGTTTAAAATcgatttacaagaaaatgatTAGTTatgaatcaaaatttggtaatttACAAAACGTTTATTCATTAGAGAATAGATTCTTCGAAAGATTTCCTCAGGAGAATATGattgaaatctttaccGATCGTTATAGAATTCAAGAGGAAAATCTGATAAAGGAATTAGAACTAACATATCTGGCAGACGATCTATTGTCATCTTCAGATTTGACAGAATTAACGGGATCTTCATTAAAGAGAACTCGTGAAACTCAAGACAAATTACAATCAAATAAAAAgcaaaagaataaaattggTATTCCTGAGGATATCATTAATGTGTTAGCAATTCTGCCCAAGAGACAATATTTCAAGGCTCCATTATTAGACCCTCAAAGTTTGATAAACTATTTAAATGATCAAGTAGAATTACCATCCCCAAAATGA